From the genome of Bombyx mori chromosome 16, ASM3026992v2, one region includes:
- the LOC101744856 gene encoding mitochondrial fission process protein 1, producing the protein MVETNRDFFRDTWVRYLGYANEVGESFRPIVPVKVVRASYGVAFAYVLADTADKSWKMIRKVGRPKKVLIETGDALLWQTLASVVIPGFTINRICVLSQRVLSRNVPKMPLSVRNWLTVALGLASIPVIVRPIDKAVTIMMDSTYRKWVQA; encoded by the exons atggTAGAAACGAACAGAGATTTCTTCAGAGACACCTGGGTACGTTATTTAG GTTACGCGAATGAAGTTGGAGAATCTTTCCGTCCTATTGTACCAGTGAAGGTGGTCCGAGCAAGTTACGGAGTAGCATTCGCGTATGTTCTCGCCGATACTGCTGACAAGAGCTGGAAAATGATAAGA AAAGTCGGTCGCCCTAAAAAGGTGCTGATAGAGACCGGAGACGCTCTGTTATGGCAAACATTGGCCTCGGTTGTCATACCAGGATTCACAATAAACAG AATATGCGTGCTCTCACAGCGTGTTCTATCGAGAAACGTACCGAAAATGCCCTTGAGCGTTCGGAATTGGCTGACTGTGGCCCTAGGGCTGGCCTCCATACCGGTCATAGTGCGACCCATAGACAAAGCGGTGACTATCATGATGGACTCGACTTACAGGAAGTGGGTTCAGGCTTAG